The DNA segment GCTGGAACTGGTGCCCCGCATCGAGCCGGGGCCCCGCTTCTCGCTGACCGTGCTGCCCGGCAATGAGCGCAAAAGCACCGGCAGTTACTACACGCCGGGCAGCCTGATTGACCTGCTGCTGGACAGCGCCCTTGACCCGGTGATCGAAGACGCCGTACGTGACAAGCTCCCGGAAGACGCCATCGCCGCGCTTAAAGGTCTCAAGGTGATCGACCCGGCGTGCGGCTCGGGGCACTTCCTGATTGCCGCCGCCCGCCGCATTGGAGCGCGGCTGGCCGAACTGGAAGAGGAAACCAGCCTCCCCAGCCCCCGCGCCCTGCGAAAAGCCACCCGCACCGTCATCGCCCACTGCATCTACGGGGCGGACATCAACCCCATGGCGATTGAGCTGGCCAAAGTCGCCCTGTGGCTCGAAAGCCAGGACGCGGGCCGGCCCCTGGCCTTCCTCGACCACCGCCTGCGCGTGGGCAACAGCCTGCTGGGCGCCACGCCCGAGCTGATGAACGCCGAGGACGAGATTCCCGAAAAGACCGTGCGCGGCGTGACCAGCCGGGCCGTCAGGGCCCATACCCTTCACCTGCCCGACGAAGCGTTCAGCGCCATTTAAGGTGACGACAAGAAAACCGTCTCGGAGCTGAAAAAGCGCAACAAGGCCGAGCGTGAGGCCCTGATTCGCGCTGCCAAAGGCGAACAGAGCCTGTTCGACGTGTCCGGCGACCTCGCGCCCCTCACGGCAATGGTGCGGGCGCTGGACAAAATCGAACCCGACAGCGCCGAGCACGTGCAGGCGCAGCAGAGTACCTACCACGCCATTCGCCAGAACGCCCGCTTGCAGGAGCAGCAGCGCCTGGCCGACGCCTGGTGCGCCGCCTTCGTCGCCCCCAAGACCCCCGGCCAACCCGCGCTAACCACCGCCACGCTGCACGCCCTGAAACGCACGCCGGACGCCCCCGCCCTGCAACCCGTGCGGCAACTGGTGAGCGACGTGGCCGCGCAGTACGCCTTCCTGCATCCGCACATCGAGTTTCCCGACGTGTTCGGAGACGCGCAAAAAGGTGGCTTCGACTGCGTGCTGGGCAACCCACCGTGGGAACACACGGAATTGAAGGAAAAAGAGTGGTTTGCGCCGCGAAAACCAGAAATTGCCGACGCCGCCACCGGAGCACTCCGCAAGAAAATGATTGAAGGACTGGCCGAGAATGACCCAAAGCTCTACGCCGACTTCCTGTTCGCCCGGCGTGAAGCAGACGCCGTGAGTCATTTCGTTTCGGCCAGCGGGCGCTATCCACTGACGGCGCGGGGGCGCATTAACACCTACGCGATTTTCAGCGAGCTTTGCCGAAACAGTCTCAATCCTTGCGGACGCCTGGGCATCATCGTGCCGACGGGCATTGCCACCGACGACACCACCAAGTTCTTCTTCCAGAGCTTGATGGACAAAAAGTCGTTGGTGAGCCTGTACGACTTTGAGAACCGCGAAGGCATTTTCCCTGGCGTACACCGCTCATTCAAGTTCTGCATGTTGACAGCCAGCGGCGAGAAGCGTCCCAACAATGCCGCGCAGTTCGCTTTCTTTGCCCTGAATGCCGACGAAGCCCGCGACCCCGGCAAGGTGTTCAGCCTCTCCCCTGCCGAAATTGCCCTGCTGAACCCCAACACCCGCACCGCGCCCGTGTTCCGCAGCAGCCGTGACGCGGCCATTACGAAGGGCATTTACCAGCGCGTACCCGTACTGCTCAATGAGGCGACGGGAGAGAATCCCTGGGGCATCAGCTTCAAGCAAGGGCTGTTCAATATGACCAGCGATTCCGGCCTGTTTCGCACCGCCGCGCAACTGGACGCCGAGGGCTGGACGCTGGACGGCAACCGCTACCGCAAAGGCCCGGCGCAGATGCTTCCTCTGTACGAAGCCAAGCTAATGCACCAGTTTGACCACCGCTTCGCCACCTACACCGAGAATG comes from the Deinococcus radiodurans R1 = ATCC 13939 = DSM 20539 genome and includes:
- a CDS encoding class I SAM-dependent DNA methyltransferase, which encodes MSGDLAPLTAMVRALDKIEPDSAEHVQAQQSTYHAIRQNARLQEQQRLADAWCAAFVAPKTPGQPALTTATLHALKRTPDAPALQPVRQLVSDVAAQYAFLHPHIEFPDVFGDAQKGGFDCVLGNPPWEHTELKEKEWFAPRKPEIADAATGALRKKMIEGLAENDPKLYADFLFARREADAVSHFVSASGRYPLTARGRINTYAIFSELCRNSLNPCGRLGIIVPTGIATDDTTKFFFQSLMDKKSLVSLYDFENREGIFPGVHRSFKFCMLTASGEKRPNNAAQFAFFALNADEARDPGKVFSLSPAEIALLNPNTRTAPVFRSSRDAAITKGIYQRVPVLLNEATGENPWGISFKQGLFNMTSDSGLFRTAAQLDAEGWTLDGNRYRKGPAQMLPLYEAKLMHQFDHRFATYTENGETRDITSAEKADPDCLPLPRYWVAEAEVEDRLIQKDKNGRVTWEWTRDWLMGFRDIARVTDERTAIFGLFPPYGSGNTMPFMFSGTSALAASALFIDSGTTWRREVNLGGAARLATLHFDS